The Geodermatophilaceae bacterium NBWT11 genome has a segment encoding these proteins:
- a CDS encoding glycosyltransferase family 4 protein — MRIALLSYRSKPHSGGQGVYVRALSRELRELGHRVEVVSGQPWPELDDGVPLTKLPSLDLYREPDPFRTPHWREFRDWVDVAEYAAMCTAAFPEPLTFSLRAARMLRARRHEFDLAHDNQSLGWGLLRTGLPTVATVHHPVAIDRRLELDAATSLRRRVTLRRWYAFTGMQAKVARRLDGVTTVSTNSRTDIGTHLGLAPERVEVIPVGIDPDVFTPVDRPRDDAHVVVTTSADVPLKGLVPLLEAVAKLRTERELRLTVVGSAKPGGLAAVAVDRLGLADAVRFTGPLPQAELVAVLQSATVAAVPSLYEGFSLPAIEAMACGTPLVATDAGALPEVVGDAAVQVPAGDVDALAAALARVLDDPALQRHLGTAGRARVLENYTWRATAVATAAWYEEVLARC, encoded by the coding sequence CTGCGCATCGCACTCCTGTCCTACCGCTCCAAGCCGCACAGCGGCGGGCAGGGCGTGTACGTCCGGGCGTTGTCCCGGGAGCTCCGCGAGCTGGGCCACCGGGTCGAGGTCGTCAGCGGGCAGCCCTGGCCCGAGCTGGACGACGGGGTGCCGCTGACGAAGCTGCCGAGCCTGGACCTCTACCGGGAACCCGACCCGTTCCGCACCCCGCACTGGCGGGAGTTCCGCGACTGGGTCGACGTCGCCGAGTACGCCGCGATGTGCACCGCGGCCTTCCCCGAGCCGCTGACCTTCTCGCTGCGCGCGGCCCGGATGCTGCGGGCCCGCCGGCACGAGTTCGACCTCGCGCACGACAACCAGTCGCTGGGGTGGGGGCTCCTGCGCACCGGGCTGCCGACCGTGGCCACCGTGCACCACCCGGTCGCCATCGACCGCCGGCTCGAGCTCGACGCAGCGACGTCGCTGCGCCGCCGGGTCACGCTGCGCCGCTGGTACGCCTTCACCGGCATGCAGGCCAAGGTCGCCCGGCGGCTCGACGGCGTCACGACCGTGTCGACCAACAGCCGCACCGACATCGGCACCCACCTGGGGCTGGCCCCCGAACGGGTGGAGGTCATCCCGGTGGGCATCGACCCCGACGTGTTCACCCCGGTCGACCGGCCGCGGGACGACGCGCACGTCGTGGTCACCACCAGCGCCGACGTCCCGCTCAAGGGCCTCGTACCGCTGCTGGAGGCGGTCGCCAAGCTGCGCACCGAGCGCGAGTTGCGGCTCACCGTGGTCGGCTCGGCGAAGCCGGGCGGGCTGGCCGCGGTGGCGGTCGACCGGCTGGGGCTGGCGGACGCCGTCCGCTTCACCGGGCCGCTCCCCCAGGCCGAGCTGGTCGCGGTGCTGCAGTCGGCCACGGTCGCCGCCGTCCCGTCGCTGTACGAGGGCTTCTCGCTGCCGGCCATCGAGGCGATGGCCTGCGGCACGCCGCTGGTCGCCACCGACGCCGGCGCGCTGCCCGAGGTGGTCGGTGACGCGGCGGTGCAGGTCCCGGCGGGGGACGTCGACGCCCTCGCGGCCGCGCTGGCCCGGGTGCTCGACGACCCTGCGCTCCAGCGGCACCTGGGCACCGCCGGCCGGGCCCGGGTGCTGGAGAACTACACGTGGCGGGCGACCGCCGTGGCCACGGCCGCCTGGTACGAGGAGGTGCTGGCCCGGTGCTGA
- a CDS encoding class I SAM-dependent methyltransferase — MLTVDYDRLDVRAGHTVLDLGCGEGRHAFEAYRRGATVVALDWGTSEVTTTQTWLGAIDAAGEAPAGAVATAVRGDLLHLPVPDVSVDRVMASEVLEHIPDDAAAFAEIARVLKPGGRVAVTVPRYGPERVCWALSEEYHANEGGHIRVYRADTVRARLRAAGLVPGGSHHAHSLHAPYWWLKCAVGVERDTAVVRAYHRLLVWDLTKRPWATRTAERLLDPVIGKSLVVYADKPA; from the coding sequence GTGCTGACCGTCGACTACGACCGCCTGGACGTGCGGGCCGGGCACACCGTGCTCGACCTGGGGTGCGGCGAGGGCCGACACGCCTTCGAGGCCTACCGGCGGGGCGCGACGGTGGTGGCACTGGACTGGGGCACGTCCGAGGTGACGACGACGCAGACCTGGCTCGGTGCCATCGACGCGGCCGGCGAGGCGCCGGCCGGGGCCGTGGCCACAGCGGTGCGCGGTGACCTGCTGCACCTGCCGGTGCCCGACGTCAGCGTGGACCGGGTGATGGCCTCGGAGGTGCTCGAGCACATCCCCGACGACGCGGCGGCCTTCGCCGAGATCGCCCGGGTGCTCAAGCCCGGCGGGCGGGTCGCGGTGACCGTGCCCCGGTACGGGCCCGAGCGGGTCTGCTGGGCGCTGAGCGAGGAGTACCACGCCAACGAGGGCGGCCACATCCGGGTCTACCGGGCCGACACCGTGCGGGCCCGGCTGCGGGCGGCCGGGCTGGTGCCCGGTGGCAGCCACCACGCGCACTCCCTGCACGCGCCGTACTGGTGGCTCAAGTGCGCGGTCGGCGTGGAGCGGGACACCGCCGTCGTCCGCGCCTACCACCGCCTCCTGGTGTGGGACCTGACGAAGCGCCCGTGGGCGACCCGGACGGCGGAGCGGCTGCTGGACCCGGTGATCGGCAAGAGCCTGGTCGTCTACGCCGACAAGCCCGCGTGA
- a CDS encoding prenyltransferase, producing the protein MSDLPEVPGVLDAGQVAETVAAIAAEQSADGMLPWWRGGQLDAWDSVEAAMALAVGGEHDRAAAALDWLCDRQGPTGGFPAEWRDGAVTAPGVESNHAGYLAVGVRHHGLVTGDEQAQERWWPHVRRALDLVTTMQLPSGGIGWALRPDGTPDDTALLTGNASLLQALRCGIALADARDDPQPHWDLAAADLQTALTGRPDAFADRSRFSMDWYYPVLGGALTGPTARARLAGSWDAFVVPGLGVRCVADRPWVTGAETCELAIALAAAGQRDAGIEQLAAMQHLRDDDGGYWTGYVFADDAVWPVERTTWTAAAVVLAADALSGATPGARLFTDPARPGQVVGEHR; encoded by the coding sequence GTGAGCGACCTCCCCGAGGTGCCCGGCGTGCTGGACGCCGGCCAGGTCGCGGAGACGGTGGCGGCGATCGCCGCCGAGCAGTCCGCGGACGGGATGCTGCCCTGGTGGCGGGGCGGTCAGCTGGACGCCTGGGACTCCGTCGAGGCAGCGATGGCGCTGGCCGTGGGCGGTGAGCACGACCGGGCCGCGGCCGCGCTGGACTGGCTGTGCGACCGGCAGGGTCCGACCGGGGGCTTCCCCGCCGAGTGGCGCGACGGCGCGGTCACCGCGCCCGGGGTGGAGAGCAACCACGCCGGCTACCTCGCGGTCGGCGTGCGACACCACGGGCTGGTCACCGGGGACGAGCAGGCCCAGGAGCGCTGGTGGCCGCACGTGCGGCGGGCGCTGGACCTGGTGACGACGATGCAGCTGCCCAGCGGCGGGATCGGCTGGGCCCTGCGCCCCGACGGCACGCCCGACGACACCGCCCTGCTCACCGGCAACGCCAGCCTGCTCCAGGCGCTGCGCTGCGGCATCGCGCTCGCCGACGCGCGCGACGACCCGCAGCCGCACTGGGACCTGGCCGCCGCCGACCTGCAGACCGCGCTCACCGGCCGGCCGGACGCCTTCGCCGACCGGTCGCGGTTCTCGATGGACTGGTACTACCCGGTGCTCGGTGGGGCGCTGACCGGGCCAACCGCCCGGGCCCGGCTGGCCGGGAGCTGGGACGCCTTCGTCGTCCCCGGGCTGGGCGTGCGGTGCGTGGCCGACCGGCCGTGGGTGACCGGGGCGGAGACCTGCGAGCTGGCGATCGCGCTCGCCGCGGCCGGGCAGCGGGACGCCGGGATCGAGCAGCTCGCCGCGATGCAGCACCTGCGGGACGACGACGGCGGTTACTGGACCGGCTACGTCTTCGCCGACGACGCCGTCTGGCCGGTCGAGCGGACGACGTGGACGGCGGCCGCGGTGGTCCTGGCGGCCGACGCGCTGTCCGGGGCGACCCCGGGGGCCCGCCTGTTCACCGACCCCGCGCGCCCGGGTCAGGTCGTCGGGGAGCACCGCTGA
- a CDS encoding TraR/DksA family transcriptional regulator: MRPVSEDHGPVTTPEDVLAQARAATQAQIEALTAEYAAVVEASRGDNADDEHDPEGATIGFERAQLGAVLAQATARLAEIDAATARVAAGSYGRCEVCGRPIGEARLAARPAARTCIEHA; the protein is encoded by the coding sequence ATGCGCCCCGTGTCGGAGGACCATGGTCCGGTGACCACTCCCGAGGACGTGCTCGCCCAGGCCCGGGCCGCCACCCAGGCCCAGATCGAGGCGCTCACCGCCGAGTACGCCGCCGTCGTGGAGGCCTCCCGCGGGGACAACGCCGACGACGAGCACGACCCCGAGGGCGCCACCATCGGCTTCGAGCGCGCCCAGCTGGGCGCCGTCCTCGCCCAGGCCACCGCGCGCCTGGCCGAGATCGACGCCGCGACCGCCCGCGTCGCCGCCGGCAGCTACGGCCGCTGCGAGGTCTGCGGCCGGCCCATCGGCGAGGCCCGCCTGGCCGCCCGCCCTGCCGCCCGCACCTGCATCGAGCACGCCTGA
- a CDS encoding DUF222 domain-containing protein, whose amino-acid sequence MSELRSAIDALSADDLHALVAGQLLDRTAELVQSINRLNSELIRTVRHADVVDAAEHDGLRTMQSLLRGHHHWSAGAASAVVRAGRVLEHLPRLEAAFAEGAVTAAQVGVVAHALRPCDIAAAAEQDIDLDAFDEAWTEVARTLPHAKLATAVNAFRHALDPDGPEPDPTEERRFTKTRHANGSGSGRFDLDAVGFEKVQAVIESMVQADRPLGDVRNRSQQQADALVQWADNTLAAGDLPFLRTVKPQVMVTIDLDDLMEPTTGPDTATTGFGATISAARARWIACDSAVTRIVMGPDGLPLDVGRTKRVVPPHIRKAVEARDGHCVFAGCFNPTHWCDVHHLAEWLRDDGDTSLDNSALLCERHHTKVHHGFRVERDDGAPRGKRWRTFRPDGTEIVVDRLLS is encoded by the coding sequence GTGAGCGAACTGCGGTCCGCCATCGACGCGCTCTCGGCTGATGACCTGCACGCGCTGGTGGCCGGGCAGCTGCTGGACCGGACGGCGGAGCTGGTGCAGTCGATCAACCGGCTCAACTCCGAGCTGATCCGAACCGTCCGGCACGCCGACGTGGTCGACGCCGCGGAGCACGACGGGCTGAGGACGATGCAGTCGCTGCTGCGCGGACACCACCACTGGTCGGCCGGAGCTGCGTCGGCGGTGGTCAGGGCCGGGCGGGTGCTGGAGCACCTGCCACGGTTGGAAGCCGCCTTCGCTGAGGGGGCGGTCACCGCCGCCCAGGTCGGGGTCGTGGCCCACGCGCTGCGCCCGTGTGACATCGCGGCGGCCGCGGAGCAGGACATCGACCTGGACGCCTTCGACGAGGCCTGGACCGAGGTCGCTCGCACGCTGCCGCACGCGAAGCTCGCGACCGCGGTCAACGCGTTCCGCCACGCCCTGGACCCCGACGGGCCCGAGCCCGACCCCACCGAGGAGCGCCGGTTCACCAAGACCCGGCACGCCAACGGGTCAGGGTCTGGTCGCTTCGACCTCGACGCCGTGGGGTTCGAGAAGGTCCAGGCGGTGATCGAGTCGATGGTGCAGGCCGACCGGCCCCTGGGGGACGTGCGGAACCGCTCGCAGCAGCAGGCCGACGCGTTGGTGCAGTGGGCCGACAACACCCTCGCCGCGGGTGACCTGCCGTTCTTACGCACGGTCAAGCCGCAGGTGATGGTCACCATCGACCTCGACGACCTCATGGAACCGACCACGGGACCCGACACCGCGACCACGGGCTTCGGTGCCACCATCTCCGCCGCCCGGGCTCGGTGGATCGCCTGCGACTCCGCGGTCACCCGGATCGTGATGGGCCCCGACGGGCTCCCCCTCGACGTCGGGCGCACCAAGCGCGTCGTGCCACCGCACATCCGCAAGGCCGTCGAGGCCAGGGACGGACACTGCGTCTTCGCCGGCTGCTTCAACCCGACCCACTGGTGCGATGTGCACCACCTGGCCGAATGGCTCCGCGACGACGGCGACACCTCGCTGGACAACTCAGCGCTGCTCTGCGAACGGCACCACACCAAGGTCCACCACGGGTTCCGCGTCGAACGCGACGACGGAGCACCACGGGGGAAGCGATGGCGCACGTTCCGACCCGACGGCACCGAGATCGTCGTGGACCGCCTGCTCAGCTGA
- a CDS encoding ATP-binding cassette domain-containing protein, giving the protein MTHTIEAEGLTLSYGSTKALDGVDLTVPAGTVLGVLGPNGAGKTTAVRVLSTLLRADAGSARVAGFDVRTQPQEVRRRIGLTGQYASVDEDLTGAQNVAMIGRLLGMSRPAAKARAAELLAGFSLSDAADRSAKTYSGGMRRRLDLAASLVGRPQVLFLDEPTTGLDPRSRTEVWDVVRRLVTDGTSVLLTTQYLEEADELADDIVVFDTGRAVAHGTSDELKHRTGAQTLTVRPRDRADTPTVLAVLEQVTGATPALDGHGTASVPVRNEALLGTVLDLLTTQGVGLSELAVRLPSLDEVFLALTGHATPSDTPEKEAVA; this is encoded by the coding sequence ATGACGCACACCATCGAGGCCGAGGGCCTCACCCTCAGCTACGGCAGCACGAAGGCCCTGGACGGGGTCGACCTCACCGTCCCGGCCGGCACGGTGCTCGGCGTGCTGGGCCCCAACGGCGCGGGCAAGACCACCGCCGTCCGGGTGCTCTCCACCCTCCTGCGGGCCGACGCCGGCAGCGCCCGGGTCGCGGGCTTCGACGTCCGCACCCAGCCGCAGGAGGTCCGCCGCCGGATCGGGCTCACCGGGCAGTACGCCTCGGTCGACGAGGACCTCACCGGCGCCCAGAACGTCGCCATGATCGGTCGGCTGCTCGGCATGTCCCGCCCGGCTGCCAAGGCCCGCGCGGCCGAGCTGCTCGCCGGCTTCAGCCTCTCCGACGCCGCCGACCGCTCCGCCAAGACCTACTCCGGCGGCATGCGCCGACGCCTGGACCTCGCCGCCAGCCTCGTCGGCCGCCCGCAGGTGCTCTTCCTCGACGAGCCCACCACCGGCCTGGACCCGCGCAGCCGCACCGAGGTGTGGGACGTCGTCCGCCGCCTGGTCACCGACGGCACGTCGGTGCTGCTGACCACCCAGTACCTCGAGGAGGCCGACGAACTCGCCGACGACATCGTCGTCTTCGACACCGGCCGGGCCGTCGCCCACGGCACCAGCGACGAGCTCAAGCACCGCACCGGCGCGCAGACCCTCACCGTGCGACCCCGCGACCGGGCCGACACCCCGACCGTGCTGGCCGTCCTCGAGCAGGTCACCGGCGCCACCCCGGCCCTCGACGGACACGGCACCGCCTCGGTCCCGGTCCGCAACGAGGCCCTGCTGGGCACCGTGCTCGACCTGCTCACCACCCAGGGCGTCGGGCTCTCCGAGCTCGCCGTCCGCCTCCCCAGCCTCGACGAGGTCTTCCTCGCCCTCACCGGGCACGCCACCCCGTCCGACACCCCCGAGAAGGAGGCCGTGGCATGA
- a CDS encoding ABC transporter permease gives MTTATRPAPRFDVPEIASAPRLPAVQQALTLAWRNVVKIRHQPEALMDVSLQPIIFTVLFVFVFGGAIAGDWRDYLTYLVPGILVQTLMFATGGIGVALNNDITKGVFDRFRSLPIARSAPLVGAVLADVVRFVTAITVLLAFTALLGFRTTQGLPAAALAVVVAIGFAMCLSWVFVWIGLTVRSAGAVQGVGFLATFPLTFGSTALVSADTLPGWLAAFTRNNPVTHVIDTVRGLLLGGPVAEPLAWTAGWSALLLVVFVPLAMRAYRRRV, from the coding sequence ATGACCACCGCCACCCGACCCGCCCCCCGCTTCGACGTCCCCGAGATCGCTTCCGCCCCCCGGCTGCCCGCCGTGCAGCAGGCGCTCACCCTCGCCTGGCGCAACGTGGTGAAGATCCGCCACCAGCCCGAGGCGCTGATGGACGTCAGCCTCCAGCCGATCATCTTCACGGTGCTGTTCGTCTTCGTCTTCGGCGGCGCGATCGCCGGCGACTGGCGGGACTACCTCACCTACCTGGTGCCCGGCATCCTCGTGCAGACCCTGATGTTCGCCACCGGCGGCATCGGCGTCGCGCTGAACAACGACATCACCAAGGGCGTCTTCGACCGCTTCCGCAGCCTGCCGATCGCCCGGTCGGCGCCGCTGGTCGGCGCGGTGCTGGCCGACGTCGTCCGGTTCGTCACCGCGATCACCGTGCTGCTGGCGTTCACCGCCCTGCTGGGCTTCCGGACGACGCAGGGCCTGCCCGCGGCCGCCCTGGCCGTGGTGGTCGCGATCGGCTTCGCGATGTGCCTGTCCTGGGTGTTCGTCTGGATCGGGCTCACCGTCCGCTCCGCCGGCGCGGTGCAGGGCGTGGGCTTCCTGGCCACCTTCCCGCTCACCTTCGGCAGCACCGCGCTGGTCTCGGCCGACACGCTGCCCGGCTGGCTGGCCGCCTTCACCCGCAACAACCCGGTCACCCACGTCATCGACACCGTCCGTGGGCTGCTGCTGGGCGGCCCGGTCGCCGAGCCGCTGGCCTGGACCGCCGGCTGGTCGGCCCTGCTGCTGGTGGTCTTCGTGCCGCTGGCCATGCGCGCCTACCGCCGGCGCGTCTGA
- a CDS encoding sodium:proton antiporter, translated as MDPLTTTLALAVLAVLVVVAASALGERLGVAAPLLLVGAGVVASLVPGFPAVEVEPEWVLAGLLPPLLYSAAVSVPAMDLRRELSAVSGLSIVLVVLSSLALGGFFALVVPGLGLAWGVALGAVVSPTDAVATSIARRLGVPARAVTILDGEGLLNDATALVVLRAAIAAAATGVSLWGVAGRFVWAVAGAALIGVLVGRIGLWVRSRLHEVPATTALSFAVPFVAAIPAELAGASGLVAAVLAGLTTGWRAPRVLSPGARLSDAQNWGCVEMLLEGAVFLLMGLQLVGIVRDVQADHAGVGTALGIAAGALLLTVVVRAVYVSLLFLGQRTRTGRAEQRRDVFARLHAGEEVGHRKPRRTPTERQVAQFRSRVARALADLDHLLAHPLDARQGAVVVWAGMRGAITLAAAQTLPAETPARPLLLLVAVAVAVGSLLLQGATLPWVVRRLLPGHTTVADPAQWDVVRARLDDAAAGTTDPVAVLDAQRAALLDERDLGRLESAVLTAALAELDADQIALEVRARAG; from the coding sequence ATGGACCCGCTGACCACCACCCTCGCCCTCGCCGTCCTCGCGGTGCTCGTCGTCGTGGCCGCCTCGGCCCTCGGCGAGCGCCTCGGGGTCGCCGCCCCGCTGCTGCTGGTGGGGGCCGGGGTGGTGGCCAGCCTGGTCCCGGGGTTCCCGGCGGTCGAGGTCGAGCCCGAGTGGGTGCTCGCCGGCCTGCTCCCCCCGCTGCTCTACTCCGCCGCCGTCTCGGTCCCGGCCATGGACCTGCGCCGCGAGCTGTCCGCCGTCAGCGGCCTGTCGATCGTCCTGGTCGTGTTGAGCTCGTTAGCCCTCGGCGGCTTCTTCGCCCTGGTCGTCCCCGGGCTCGGGCTCGCCTGGGGTGTGGCGCTGGGTGCGGTGGTCAGCCCCACCGACGCCGTCGCCACCTCCATCGCCCGCCGGCTCGGCGTCCCCGCCCGCGCCGTGACGATCCTGGACGGCGAGGGACTGCTCAACGACGCCACCGCCCTCGTCGTGCTGCGGGCCGCGATCGCCGCGGCGGCCACCGGGGTCTCGCTGTGGGGCGTGGCCGGCCGGTTCGTCTGGGCCGTCGCCGGCGCCGCGCTGATCGGCGTGCTGGTCGGCCGGATCGGGCTCTGGGTGCGCTCCCGGCTGCACGAGGTCCCGGCCACCACGGCACTGTCCTTCGCCGTCCCGTTCGTCGCCGCCATCCCGGCCGAGCTGGCCGGGGCGTCCGGGCTGGTGGCCGCCGTCCTGGCCGGGCTGACCACCGGCTGGCGCGCCCCGCGGGTGCTCTCCCCCGGCGCCCGGCTGTCCGACGCGCAGAACTGGGGATGCGTCGAGATGCTGCTCGAGGGGGCGGTCTTCCTGCTCATGGGCCTGCAGCTGGTCGGGATCGTCCGCGACGTGCAGGCCGACCACGCCGGCGTCGGGACCGCGCTGGGCATCGCCGCCGGCGCCCTGCTGCTCACCGTCGTCGTCCGGGCGGTCTACGTGAGCCTGCTGTTCCTCGGCCAACGCACCCGGACCGGCCGCGCCGAGCAGCGCAGGGACGTGTTCGCCCGGTTGCACGCCGGGGAGGAGGTGGGCCACCGCAAGCCCCGGCGCACCCCCACCGAGCGGCAGGTCGCGCAGTTCCGCTCGCGGGTCGCCCGCGCCCTCGCCGACCTCGACCACCTGCTCGCGCACCCCCTGGACGCCCGGCAGGGCGCCGTCGTGGTGTGGGCGGGGATGCGCGGTGCGATCACCCTGGCCGCCGCCCAGACGCTGCCCGCGGAGACCCCCGCCCGTCCGCTGCTGCTGCTGGTGGCCGTCGCGGTCGCGGTGGGGTCGTTGCTGCTGCAGGGCGCGACCCTGCCGTGGGTGGTCCGGCGGCTGCTGCCCGGCCACACCACCGTCGCCGATCCCGCCCAGTGGGACGTCGTCCGTGCCCGGCTGGACGACGCGGCCGCCGGCACGACCGACCCGGTGGCCGTCCTGGACGCCCAGCGGGCCGCCCTGCTCGACGAGCGCGACCTGGGCCGGCTGGAGTCCGCCGTGCTGACCGCGGCGCTGGCCGAGCTGGACGCCGACCAGATCGCGCTGGAGGTCAGAGCCCGCGCGGGCTGA